A single genomic interval of Dysidea avara chromosome 6, odDysAvar1.4, whole genome shotgun sequence harbors:
- the LOC136257257 gene encoding protein NLRC3-like isoform X2, with protein sequence MKGQELLKIAFTKLYEEIDDVTYDCEDIFTKLCASGLISEKSFRKIGNKLETFEKNRCMVDALLKGIRNVNQFKKLLQIFYSNSEFYEVAESLKVVFCVLKNEENIVEALNYSTLVTHLMKRNFFTEHEVVLATKCKEVKQIMEILKDKDMHSFKTFLSCLKEMKKDDLVAKMVSLSDEYPSSSLHNFKHFLQKRYTNTSFMETSDIDFNLPISDDINIALVEISEEDHKEESTFFDYYSLLLKQKGGYSKQFLNSYSDIIVENCKVVLIQGYPGSGKTFLARRMCTKWAKGELLQRFAYVVFLQLRDVEVASAKTLDEIIQLYMGSLTKSITEEIYERSGQDTLIILEGWDELPESRRHNSLFTRLISGDLLPDAVIVITSRPSAIRSIPFKVIKRRIEILGFTEQQVKQNINQYFKNLDCRNCTEIAKTFCSELSRLPLLECFVFVPINLSIALYIFNTSDHQLPTTFTDMYKSLVLIQLRRYQAKTSCGIASISNLNSLPDHIGDMLLRLGKMAYVEVTREELTLIFDETKIKYYCFDPSEDSLESFDGMGLLQVTNHRHFESICKSYQFIHRTLQELLAAWYISQQPKSFQREQLQKLFNKKEFEMIWIFYAGLTKFSTVSFKEILPNTFIHKAKTFSYKSFSLITWAFLHNRFISLSSMNGIFDRYYSTKQYSNYISKCISREFQTTLIAAVMEAQNPQLCREMCDSYLFHMDTCWFSVPESAATPQILSALSYCISHSGKNWMIQCKGLDSYGAGSLLKYLTCNDLPSRSTCSKYRDHSDNVDDRISVFDVICSQNQIDGTLKLIQTQKHLQWLILSYCKQVDDNFVIKLSDVLMENTCLKMLHLNGCNITGKSIKVIVHLLKKNDILECLDLEDNMATLTEKDIILLLQVIHRCNNTIFLLFLDKVFRTSHKVQELLKDINDCRQQKSVKILYLTLLDCFDYSGVYQRFISKLPFPRSKVSITYHDQGYTIVQTSCC encoded by the coding sequence GTGCATGGTGGATGCTTTGCTGAAAGGAATACGTAATGTGAACCAGTTTAAGAAGTTACTTcagattttctactcaaacagtGAATTTTATGAGGTAGCTGAGAGCTTAAAAGTTGTTTTCTGTGTACTTAAGAATGAGGAAAACATTGTTGAAGCACTCAATTATAGCACTCTAGTTACACATTTAATGAAAAGGAATTTTTTTACGGAACATGAAGTAGTACTGGCAACGAAGTGCAAGGAAGTGAAACAAATAATGGAAATACTCAAAGATAAGGATATGCATTCATTTAAGACCTTCTTATCATGCCTCAAAGAGATGAAGAAAGATGATTTAGTTGCCAAGATGGTCAGTTTGAGTGATGAATATCCTAGTTCTTCACTTCATAATTTTAAGCACTTCCTACAAAAGCGATATACCAATACTTCTTTTATGGAAACTTCCGATATTGATTTTAATCTTCCAATATCAGATGACATTAATATTGCACTGGTTGAAATCAGTGAAGAGGATCACAAGGAAGAGTCTACATTTTTTGATTACTACAGCCTTCTCCTTAAGCAAAAAGGTGGCTATTCTAAGCAGTTCTTAAACTCTTATTCAGACATCATTGTTGAGAATTGTAAAGTTGTTTTAATACAAGGATATCCTGGAAGCGGCAAGACATTTTTGGCTAGACGAATGTGTACAAAATGGGCTAAAGGCGAGTTGCTACAAAGATTTGCATATGTTGTCTTTTTGCAACTGAGAGATGTAGAAGTTGCAAGTGCAAAAACATTGGATGAAATCATTCAATTATATATGGGCAGTTTAACCAAGTCGATCACTGAAGAAATTTATGAGAGAAGTGGTCAGGACACATTGATTATTTTAGAGGGATGGGATGAGCTGCCAGAAAGTAGACGGCATAACAGCTTATTCACACGTCTTATATCTGGTGATCTACTTCCTGATGCAGTAATTGTAATCACAAGTCGTCCGTCTGCCATTAGAAGTATACCTTTTAAAGTTATTAAAAGAAGAATTGAAATTCTTGGATTTACTGAACAGCAAGTGAAACAAAATATTAatcagtattttaaaaatttggaTTGTAGAAATTGTACAGAAATAGCAAAAACATTTTGTTCTGAACTAAGTCGCCTTCCACTTTTAGAATGTTTTGTGTTTGTTCCTATAAATTTAAGCATTGCTCTGTACATATTCAATACAAGTGATCATCAACTTCCAACAACTTTTACAGATATGTACAAAAGTTTGGTTTTAATTCAATTAAGACGCTACCAAGCCAAAACGTCATGTGGAATTGCATCCATAAGCAATCTTAATAGTTTGCCTGACCACATTGGTGATATGTTACTTAGACTAGGTAAAATGGCTTATGTTGAAGTTACCCGAGAGGAGTTAACTTTGATTTTTgatgaaacaaaaattaaatactACTGCTTTGATCCCAGTGAAGATAGTTTAGAAAGCTTTGATGGTATGGgactactacaagtaacgaatcATAGACATTTTGAGTCTATTTGTAAATCGTATCAATTCATTCATCGTACACTTCAGGAGTTACTAGCAGCTTGGTATATATCTCAGCAGCCGAAATCATTTCAGCGAGAACAGTTGCAGAAACTTTTCAACAAGAAAGAATTTGAAATGATTTGGATATTCTATGCCGGATTGACAAAATTTTCAACTGTTTCTTTTAAAGAAATTCTTCCAAATACATTTATTCATAAAGCTAAAACTTTCAGTTACAAATCATTCAGTCTCATAACATGGGCTTTTTTGCATAATAGGTTTATTTCACTTAGTAGCATGAATGGAATATTTGATAGATATTATAGTACTAAACAGTATTCTAATTATATATCCAAGTGTATTTCAAGAGAGTTTCAGACTACACTAATAGCTGCAGTTATGGAGGCACAAAATCCTCAGTTGTGTAGGGAGATGTGTGACAGCTACTTGTTCCATATGGACACTTGTTGGTTCTCTGTTCCAGAGTCTGCTGCAACTCCTCAGATTTTATCAGCATTATCCTACTGCATATCACACAGTGGAAAGAACTGGATGATTCAGTGTAAAGGATTAGATTCTTATGGGGCAGGCAGTTTACTAAAATATTTGACTTGTAATGATTTGCCTAGCCGTTCTACATGTAGTAAATACAGAGATCATAGCGACAACGTTGATGATAGAATATCTGTCTTTGATGTAATCTGTAGTCAAAATCAAATAGATGGCACCCTGAAGCTAATTCAGACTCAAAAGCATCTTCAGTGGTTGATACTGTCATACTGTAAACAAGTAGATGATAACTTTGTGATCAAGCTTTCAGATGTATTGATGGAGAACACTTGTTTAAAAATGCTTCATTTAAATGGTTGTAACATTACTGGTAAAAGCATAAAGGTTATTGTACATTTATTAAAGAAAAATGACATTTTAGAATGTCTTGATCTGGAAGATAACATGGCGACACTAACCGAAAAAGATATAATTTTGTTACTACAAGTGATCCATCGTTGTAATAACACAATATTCTTGTTGTTCCTAGACAAAGTATTTCGCACATCACACAAAGTTCAAGAACTACTGAAAGATATTAATGACTGCAGACAACAGAAAAGTGTTAAAATATTATATCTTACCCTGCTTGATTGTTTTGACTACTCTGGGGTTTATCAACGCTTCATTTCAAAATTGCCTTTCCCAAGAAGCAAAGTG